TACTGCACATGGGGATACATCCACAAAGTAATCAATAGTTATTCCAGACAAATTATAAATCTAGACTCGAAGGTTATCATATGAAAGTCTAAAATAATCCGAATTGCTTGGAGTGATGGAATATGTTTCAAAAAGTTATGATATTTTGGTGCTGAGCTTGGATGATCCATAATCATTTGTAGTATAAATCAGATATCATTTTCTGTTTACAGTGGGATGCCAAACCACGCTGACACTTCCTATAGATTTTGATATCAACAAAGTTCTGGGTAAGTCTATCGAtaaatgttttaacattttGGAGATCCGCTATAGTAGGTAAATATAGTGGAACAGTAACAGTTTGATCAAGTTACAAAGACTGGCAGGACCAATCAAACTGTCCAATAGATTTACTTTGATCTTACTGAAGACTACTTCTAATGTACACTTAAGCTTTGATgccactttttttttttttcaaaaatgcaaAATGTGTGAATCttgataaaattaaatgaaaatatgtttgatattacaatggattatttttccaaatcaatatgcaatgttgatgtctctattgtgaggtaaaaaaaaatcttcaaagaggtatgaagaaaaagaattggccaatcagaaagtagattttgtatgaaaacaaataaaaattgattataatgttttgttttcgtACCCTGATAtagatttgttttcaaaaagtatttcctcttttgattttttttttttttttttttgccctACTCCatcatgaaaaatgaaatagttCAATGAGGTAATACTATTACTATGTTAAAATATCTGTCCTGTTGCAAGGTAGCCTAGGGGAATATCTGACTCTAGATTTGTTAAGCCACTGTAACCTTTATAAAGCTTAAATTTGCTTGATTTGTGCTGATTCAGGCCAGTATATGACGTATGAGCTCAGCGAGGAAAACAACCAGGAGATGTTAAGTACTTCTTCTCTGAGACGCAAACTGTTCTTCCAGGCAGATACGAGCAGCATAGCACCCAGTCCTGTCAAGTAAGTGAAAATATCTTGTATGTTTGGTAGGGTTAGTTTTTAATCTGGCCAACAAACATTTGTCGAAAGGCTATAACAAGTACAGAAACCCAGACATCTGAAAAGAATGCAAGATTCAAAGGGCCATTTGATTTTTTATCCacgctttctccgaaacggaGGATATTGATTAGGGTGTGTCCATCTGTCTACCTGTCCGTGTGTCTCATCTGTCTGTAAAACTTGGTTTTCTAGCAATAACTGCCACAAATCTTCAGCAATATTTTTGTAACTTAGTCACATATAGTTAAATGTGCCAAGGGCTTGGATGAGTTTGCTCAGCACTTTCATTGAACCCTATTtggtggagttatggccctttgattaacAAAAGCGGGGGATATTAATTCCAAGAATTCGCTtgtttcaacacattttgatgTATATCTTTGAAATGTAGAATGTTgttgttatgtgataaaaagtatcttaaatgaGTGTCCATTTTATATGAGATGTTATAAATTTGTCTTCAAGTTTAAATTTTTACTCACCAAGACtagtaaaaataaaagtaaaaataagaATTTGTTTCATAACATCTCTTGAGATCCTATGTATATTATGAGGTTTATGATATTCATCAATGCCCGGGGAAAAAAAAGACTCGTTTCATAATCTTATCGAATGAACCCTAACTTGAGAAACTTTTTAGCATGTaactatgtatacatacatcaACATTCATTTCCAAGTattgttgaaaaataaattcaaatgtcaatatttgttaTGAAAAATCCAAATGAGCCTATTGCTTGTCAattactcccataacatgagagtcgactggtcagccgtttttttatcggacgttattttgctgactgtcgactctcatttccgaaggcctatttctttgatgcagcttccgacgtcagatgaaggcggaatgaaaagtgcaataatatcaatatttcttgctctaacagtgataacattgatgtgtacttacagtttaggtattaattatcccatttatctaGGAAAACCATAACTTGAGGCCTCATAAAATAGTTTTTTAGCGGATTAGATATGACGAATCCCTTCTGTAACATTTcgacctagttttaaatatggcggctggttactacaaaaaaacGGAACGTGAATTCAAGAGGGGAGCatgcaagtaaaagtaaaggcagttcaagcgttttggggactttgaaattcgttttttctatttaccggccggatcgctttcatcatgaagttttgtctgggtcatgaaaaATAACGTTAGGAGacgtaaatatttgttttagatggattttactgctaattttgtcaaaataattgttgatttatgaaaaagaggttggtatttgacattgatgacgatttatatatgatttaaacgttttatattgtcacaatccaaactttgaaaatgctaccctcagcatcgggtaaatggcctatcggaagttagaggttagacacgacgtaatgttccaaaagtgtctcgtcgtgctatacctctaacattgttggagtacttGTCAATATGACCTTGAATCCTGATATTACCCAGGGATACGTCCTTGTGTGTCATAATAGATTTCCTACCTGGAACTGggaatgaaaaattaataatgtaaaactaaTACATGAACCAAGTCACTTGATATCCGACAGATTATGTGATAATTAATGTATCAAATGCCGTTTTTGTTTCCAGACCAGGACCACTGGAGGGTGACCATAGTTTGGTGGACATCTGTGCTTCGCCTCGAGTGTTACCAGTCAAGCATGCTAAGTTACCAGAAACATGGGACCAGGCCACACCTCTAAAGACTCCTTCTCGGGTAAATAACCTCAATTTGGTGATAATTGGAATTGTGTGGTCCCTGATATGATCTAATTAATTACTCTTCtggaacaaacaaaattgaatagCTAACAATCAGATGATGGTACAATAATAAAGGACTAATTTCTGCTCTACGATACGCTCTAATAGAAGATCTAAAAACTCCTCGTTCGAGGTCACCTtagcatgacccctatggttagccaattAACATGTCACCTTCAAAATCTTCTGTGTGGTTGATTTATTCATAAGTATAAACGGCTAACAGTACGTCCTGAGATGTTCCAATTTTAGACCAGaagtcatgctgaggtgaccttTAATGGGGTGTTATTAGGTTTTGTATTGGAGTGCAGTGGAGTGGAATTACAAGTCAGTATTGGTCTCTGATACATTTTTTAGAACTctaataaatgatttttactATAAACAAGAAGAGTTTCTTTGCTCTATACTTGTCGACCTTTATTATCGTACCATCATCTGATTGTTAGCTATTCAATTTGGTTTGTTCCAGATCAGTGGTTCTATCATAACGTACCAATTCTTGTAAGAGTTAATTCTCGCAACATACTGAattatgaagggatctttctcaaatttcctAGGAAGACTTATGATCCCTGCTTGTGCATACTGTAATCAAACTTATTTTGTAAATTACGGAAAGCAGATATACATTCTTCATATTGAGttttgataaagtttgttataaTTCTAAAGTGAATTCATAAAAACATGTGACTTCGCATGTTATCAAATACTTCAAAGAAAAGGTAAAGAAGAGAgtagcagagaaaagatccttcttttatttgactgatatgGATATATCAATGATGAGTGCCAGGTATCATATGGAAGCATGGGgatttagattttaaaaaacatttccaaagaaaatttttttacaatgtcatgtcaTTAATGGttgttgatttaaacatattttatttgccttTTTTGGTATTTGACaaaaaggattgggcacaagttctTTCGACTTATGGATAAGCCCTCTCCAAACATTCATACagaatatacatattaaaggcTAGTTGCTGCTAAgtactgaaatatatataaagacagtttgtttaaataaactTAAATAACAAACTGTGGTTGTTGACGGTTGTGTCTCGATGTACTCTTATTCGTTACTTCAAGAGATTTACCTGGTTTTCAtgcataaatatttatttctaacgaagaaaaaatgaaatttagatgAGGCGtcttaataaaaaaattggTTGTTGAATGGGACTTACAGAGTTGTGAATCATCAAACTTTAATATCCTTAATTATTGTTGTTCATTATTTCAGAACCAGTTTTCATCTAGTCCTATAAAAAACTTTGATGGTCTTCCTCTGCCGAAACACTCTCATTCTCCTCCTTTAGAGGACTTCTCCgacacagagttatctcccatcgTCCGAGGCCACCAAAGCCGCATCAGTGAGTAATTTTACAGCTTTTGCACTGATTTTGACATACTGAGATTTGTGGTACATGTATCTCTAGGTCAAGTAAGGtgtctaccactagccctcaaTAATAGTTCTAAATTTCAGACATTTACAAGCTGGTTATGACTTTTCCACTAATTTTTAAACTTTATAAACCTCAAGGTTTCTTAATGACTTaacatatatatctgtatacaaaaagTTAATGTCTTCaatcacatatatgtatactgtatattattttacatactttaaatgttttgtttgtccaagctaaagtttacatttattatttgaacTGACTAGATAAGAAtcccagatatacaacagggGTAGCAATAAGGATTGATTTTAGCTGGACCAAAGGGCTTGCCCAAAAGAAAATATACTGGCCCTGATATTTGGGACCTGGAGCAAGGCGCAGGCGGGCCCACTcagaaaatttttgaaatcatCGAAACCCTCTGGTTCATTTGAGAGTATTTTTAACCTAAAAATTCAgcatttgaaattgatattttttgttatttttttaaacttacaACATTGTTACAACATTTGCCAATAGTAAGAgtttaattatgatttttaaGGACCCTTTTGGTTGAAGTATCAACAAGCCCGACAGACCAGCCCATCAAATTACCAATTGGCCTTTCATTAAATTTAATAGCTCTGGGCCGACGGGCTTGCGTTTATTTCTTCCCCTGTACTATGGTTCTAcctataatttatttttgagaCTGTCATGATCAAAACCATTCACAATTTGtacttattttctttttcagcTAAATCAAGATCCTCAGGATTCTTTGTTCCTCACGAGGGAAGTTTTGTGGAAGATGATATATTCTCAGCTGGAGAAAGAAAAGCTTTATTCACGCAAGATTGTCCATTGAGTCCGGAAATTTCCCCGATCAAAAGTCAGATAAATTGGGACATTTCTCCAGACGAAGGTCGACATCCATCTCGAACTTCGTTTATAGAAAGTCCTGGAATTTCTCCAATCCGATCTGATTCTCCGTACAATGAGGACAACGCTGATGGCTCATTTCTACAGGATCACAAAGGTTAGTCATCATAATCGTCGTCGTTGTCATCATCGTTCCATATATGCACTTTTTAAAAGATATGTTGTCAGTATCTCAAACTGTTATCTAGTGGTTGATTGggtaaaatattcttttccaaaTTGGTGGAGACCAATAACATGCACCCTTCCTACAATTGTGTAGTATAATCATTTTGTCTCGCCTAAAGTGATAGTAAAGAAAAGTGAAACTTAAGTACTGCTTTTCATGTCCAATGTTTTTGGTGGGCGGGTTGATTTAGAGAAATATGTGATCATTTTGAATTGTGTTGGAACATGTTCAGGATAGTACTCTTTGCATAAAATGTAGTCAAGAAAATTGATTGGTTTACAACTTCATTGACAGAAACTTCAGATCACACCATCTGCATCTCagatttatgtttttatttaacaGGTTTCACATCAGACGAAGAGGAGGATGTTGTCACACCCGTGGCAAGCAAGGAGTGTTCTGTGAAGAAAAAGAGTGTATCAAACCGTAAGATCTCGCATCTTAGCCGCCACAAACATCGGACAAGTCTGTTCCGTGAGGATCTAGACATCACACCCATGGACTATGATACCGTTCCGCCGATAAAGAATCTTCGATTCGCTGATGATATTAAAACGTCCAGTTTGCTTGTAACAACAAAGGACTTCTCTATGGCTGAGATGGATTTCAGCCAGGACAATAATGCTGGATATTCAGCCAATCAGgacactggatatcagacggcaAGTCTGCAATCGACCAATCACGATACAGGATTACATACCAATCTGACCTCTCAGTTTAATTCTCTTCACACTACGAATCAGGACGGGGAATGCCCCAGTGACAACACGTCTTGTCCCAGTGTTTCGGAAGATCTGTATAAACACGATATTCTACAAGTCGGTAATTCTGGGGAGGATAGTGCATTTATGTCTCATGATAATATCACATGTGCGGACAGTAGCCACAAAGAGGTGGTCCAACAGTTACTAGATCTCACAAACTTAGACTCGGACCCACAGGAGGAAGAGATTTTAGAGAGAGCCAGACAGGCTCTGTCCATGGCCAATAAACTCTTACCAAGCCAACATCACACTGACACCATAGGAGCTAGAATTCCACAAAAAGGACTGCAGATACTTCACCAACTGGAGCCACTGGTGACATCAAATGATGAACCAGATCTCACAAATTCGTCAACCAATTGCTATACAGTATCTGCCAGTAAGTATTTTTGCGATTAACTGTTTAAACCGATTAAATGCCACGCAAGGACCCATCTAAAATGGGAAATGTTGTTCAACAATTTTCGAAGATGGAAAAGGAAACAACtccagtgtttttcctgcctatatatttggggccgaaataaggccccattcccaattgtatttcttgttattttttcccaaatctatgtcttaatttcccaaatcagtgagttgacGCCTATTTTGTGTGACGAAACACAAAAATTCCGGAAATCCCAAATTCTGAACGCCGTATTTTAGTATACAATTTTTACACTTGATTCTTAGAGAaggataattgtttatttctaccttttccaaaatttccataaacactgttaaaatttttcatttcatacttttatcgcacaaaatttcccaattttcaccagatggcaatttcccaaaatgcccaggaaaaacactggaCTCAACcatcacttaaagatgctccaccgccaacggaatataaatgatattcatcaattgaataataattggtgtttaatcgtgtgtatatatgcctaattaacacaaaaaataacataaaataatttatttcgcctttggtgcatgcgcaatcattacttcattccatataggatatatatatagtgcaacggaattttttcgggatgcaattaattatttttcatatttttaactagaagtaaaattagaaactcaaacttttcaatggtggtaattgagTAAAGTttggtaacttttgtaactgaagaaaaatactaaatcgtccgctcctatttttgatggtgaaaaaataccatttgtcagcggtggagcatctttaccaatTATTTGGCGAAATAATCCTCAGTCCCagaacattgtttatttacccCTTTGTACAAAAGCCGCAGTTGCTGCTTttctaataaatataaaattgtgtACCATTGCATATGAACTAACATGTCAATCATCTGTTACAAGTTGAAAAGCCTCATGCATGGAACGAATAAGGTGTCTCTGACATTCAAACACCAGCCCTTTATATTAAACCTTGAGGTGGAACCAAATGAGAACTTCTTATGTATACATCTGGATAAGGTTTAAGTAGCATTTTATGACGTAATCTAattgttaaagtgaacagtcgggcaaggatggctaaagtcggtaaaaatggtgtgaatgtatccagtataatttcttatgaaatagaaaaataaaatctctcgccaaaatctgtctgcgtacgaagaaattaatttaaagcataggaatcctaaaacgtcctcccggctgactatgtcagtggttacatttacacgcagcctcgctttcaactttcctttactttaatggtcagaactgggaaacgtaagcagaacttggctgtcgtattaatatgtgagaacttttggaaggccaatgaacgcatttagactggttttctttgcctgactattcactttaatttggAGTCATGAAAAACTTCAGAAGTATTTCAGAAATTTTAATAATTGTGACAATGTTATTGCTAcggttttgttttcaatttgtaGGTGAAAAAGCTCTTGCAATCTTACGCCGTGCTGGTGAGGATCTGGCCAAAATCGGGACATTTTTGGAACAAAGACCGTAGAACTGAAACAGATCTAATACAAGTTGTTGTGTCAGGAATCTCTGGGCGTCTCTGAAACGTGTGATgtataaaagaaagaaaaaaacacttAATTACTGGAGGATAAACCTTATTGTATGTCTATTTGTTGGAAGTGCAATGGTATGAAAACTTTAATCTAAATTTAACTCTAAAACAAGCTCGAGATCAAGAAAATCACTACTGTATACATTTTTGGAATTTgtagacaaaaatgaattttattgttaatgtgagtttttaaagtatttttattatgCATTTCCACTCATGAATGTCATAATGATATAATGCCATACAATTACAGTAGTGATGTTACTCTGTGAAGCTTGTGATACTTTACAGCACATTAGCAATTTGTTGTATGTCCATGCATATGTACATCTTTCAGTGGTGCCATTACTTTGTGTGATAGTGATATACATTCTGTGGAAAACTAATTAATCAGTAAAATTGATTGTCTAGAAATAACTTCCAGTGATGTtcgttaaaatttaaaattattaaataatgacTTCAGACTCCGTCCTtggtcattatttattctaccacGGCAGTATCACACCATATGGACCTCAGTAAATGTCCGCTATTGATAAAGATCTATTCTTTCATTTATTGCATGTATGGCTGAGTGGGTAAACAGAGTGAGATTGAGTGCACTGAGGAGGGGTACAGATAAGTGAGATTGAGTGCACTGAGGAGGGGTACAGATAAGTGAGATTGAGTGCACTGAGGAGGGGTACAGATAAGTGAGATTGAGTGCACTGAGGAGGGGTACAGATAAGTGAGATTGAGTGCACTGAGGAGGGGTACAGATAAGTGAGATTGAGTGCAATGAGGAGGGGTACAGATAAGTGAGATTGAGTGCAATGAGGAGGGGTACAGATAAGTGAGATTGAGTGCAATGAGGAGGGGTACAGAGAAAGTGAGATTGAGTGCAATTAGTAGGAACAGATAAGTGAGATTGAGTGCAATGAGGAGGGGTAGCAGATAAGTGAGATTGAGTGCAATGAGGAGGGGTACAGATAAGTGAGATTGAGTGCAATGAGGAGGGTCCAGAAAGTGAGATTGAGTGGTGGATAAACCATTGGGTGCGGAGGTGAGGAAATGGTGTTTGCTGCTGGTGTTTGCTGTGTGATAGACTTCTGGATGTAAGTGCATAAATGTTTCATGACGAAATGTGtgatttaaaaattgtaatGTATTTTGTGAGTGTTTTTATTCCAAATATATTGTGCTTGCTGTCTATTTAAAAAATCTGGGAAGTGAAATTGAGTTATGCATATATGGTTTATATAGAAAATGTTGAAGATATTAGATATGGTACGCAGCGCTGACAGTGATAATCTAATTTTGTGATAGAAAACAACGTACATAAATGGAGAACTTCTGGTAGAGATTATGAAAAATTGTGTTGCACGTTAAGTAGCTGCCATTGCAATGGCGTAGACCCACAGTTGATCGCACTTCACTACACTACACTTACCACTATAAATGTAGCATAGTGTAGCTAGTGCGATCAACCATTGGTCTACGTCGATTATTGGCGACAAGACTTGAAGTTATAAATGTTGGGTGTTGTAGCTGAGTGTATCTCAATTCTTTTCATTATTTGCAAGCAAAATAAGTTTAAGAAAATATTCatacattaatttgttttattttagaaatcaTATCATACTTCAGTAAATTTTAGACTATTTGTCAGTCAACATTGACGAAAGAAATATTGGGTTGTATTACACAAATGCTTTATGTAATATAAACAACTTAAATATAGGAATTTCTTAACACACCTTTTCCTAATGAATTTTTATATGTGTGATTCAGTGTAAAGTTGAGTTGTATTTTAGAAAACATTGTCAGAATCTCAGAGATTCTCTGATTTATGGTTTTTCCatcaacaaacaaaccaactataattattaccaaatttataaatatgaacTGTCTTTTTATAAGCATGTATACCTCTTTGGTTTTTACAGTTGTATGTTTTCCTGCTCGAAACTTggtatttataaacatgtatatccGATTACAAGTTTTGTGCACAAAACTTGGTATATGTCAATGTTAACTGtggttttgttattttgtaatgCCAATACAATTCTACTGACAAATATTCGTGTTTTTTACAGAAAGTGTTTAAATATACTGTTAAGTTTGTAAAACGATTCGCAGTTAATAAAGACTCATTTTATTCTTTGATTTGTTGATTTTACCATTTTATTTAGCTGGTTCCGGCAAATCTGGTTTTTgatattagagttatctcccttgtaggAAAGTATCGATTATCACATCGTTTTGGGAGCAATAATCACATCATTTCTCCGAAAAATAGAAAGTTACACATGCAAACAATTACATCATAATTGAAGAAAGGACATTTCAGTCTAagtgtacattaaaatttgcacatatttgggaaacaaaccagttctaatagaaattagattataCTGTAGTTGATTCAACAGTAATGTGCCAGAAAAgtccactgtagtgaaatgcatgtgaaatgttcaaactgcCTTattgtccgccattacacatagtggttGGATGTcatgtatgccgaaccctggcccttgccagtgtagtaaagaattttttgtctagaactactcgaatcactcttacagtagtgtgtttaccttttttagtagatgcatgttcttgtctaaaaataatttcatcatctcctcagtggttatgtattgcatttgtttaacgtgcgtgactttggctcggttatgggtacagtgtacatgttaTATCTACTTTGATCGTATTGATTCACGATTTAGAATTTCAAcgatatcaatcaaaatacttcataatgtcgtgaaatttgtcaatattttttgttaaatgtttcacaatgaatgtagaacaatacatttatgtcatattttgcttcatggttatATAACAGATTTGCCTCACTGAATCGTCCTTTTAAAACATACTTGAAAAGGCAGATAGTGCTATGTTCTTTATGCTTAAGTTCACCTTGGAACATTGGACCAGGTGCgcttaaaaaatgaaaaacactgGTTTTCTTGAATCATTTTCATTGTACAACAAAAATGACAtgacaaaacatacaaaaatttGTTAAACATAATTGCAATTGAACCTTCATGTTCAGAAAAAGCATACACTGCCTAttaaacacagggacctggcacaaatttctaaccaacagtatttatatatagtatattatagtatctatatatttatataaatactgttggttagaaatttgtgccaagtccctgtgctgcctaacatgtacatgtattagcaAAAATGAAGAGAACTGAGATATGGGTATACATCTTTGGTCTTTGGTAATAGTAATACCCGGCCTTCTCTGCCACCATGGCATAATTTCATGTTCTGTGCAcctcctttttttttttttaacaaattcaaTAATAGTTTACTATgctttataataaatataatgctAAAATGATTTcgataattttgaaatatatttgtaacaGAGCAAAAGATTACGAAGTAAATGGGACCTCTGGCGTACTAGTAGTCTTAACACTCAGCTGATCAAACTtaatgtttttgtatatatatgtagcacGAGTTTTTGTTGcggctagtattcaccagggttaaATATTGCTAATGCTTCAGCGTGACGTGTAGGAATAATTCTTTGAATAGAAAATGATAAATGTAAGTAAAATTTCTATTGCATGTTATAGTAGATGTTAGCTTGCCCCCACCCATCCCCATATATGTCCATTTGACACTGTATATCACCACATGTATAATGTGGTGTGTGACGGGACATTGTGGCTCCATCAAAGATGTATAACGTCCTGTCATAGAGATTGACATTGATCACTGacaaagatttttattttaatacatgtatttgacatctATACAGGttcatttaaatcaaaatatgatattttaaatttcaaacaaTCATTTTTGATCCCAACTTACAAAAGAATGGCTTTAGTCTTTGTTAAACCTGGTCATAGTCTACTCAAATGCAAGTTCAGCACAACAAAGATTATAAGCCATTCTCAAGCCCCTAGCCTGGCTGAGAATGTAAAAATAAGGGTTCAAagcttaaagtgaacagtcaggcaaggatggctaaagtcggtaaaaatggtgtgaatgtatccagtataatttcttatggaatagaaaaataaactttctcgtcaaaatctgtctgcctacgtagaaattaatttaaagtacaggAATCCTAAaccgtcctcccggctgactatgtccgtggttacatttccacgcagcctcgctttcaatgctttcaacttttcttaatttgaatggtcagaactgggaaacgtaggcagaacttgaccatcgtattaatatgtgagaacttttggaaggccaatgaacgcattgagactggttttctttgcccgactattcactttaatgtaaGTCATTTTGTCTATTCATATcaatttttgtgtgtgtgtattttccCCTCTCctcaaataaacatgtatagcactaaataaaaacatttttgatggAATATCTCTCCTCAAAATGAATGTTTAGcaattaaatataaaacttttaacgaaacctaaatatttttttaatcctAGAGCTTTAAATTAGCACTTTTTATGGAACCTATGGTCCAGCTAAATGCCAGACAATATTCATATTGCGTGATAGCAAGAGCCCTGCGTCCTTATTACTAGGTAATATATTGTAGATATGTTTTGTAAATGAAAGATCTAGGGACTGATTAAGAATCTAAAAGGCAAGGATAACTGCAAATGTACTCATTTTAGCGTAGTCAAATTTCAGCGcaaatgtgaaaaaatgtatACCATGATTTATCAGCTTGGATATACATTAGCGTAATTCGGTGGTTCAATTACAAAAATACccttttacaaatttttgtGCTTTAAAGACAACACGAAATGCGCTAAAATAAAGCTACCACTAAATTAAGAACGTTTACAGTATATAGAATGGACGGAGACATATATAAAGTttcaaaaagtacaaaaatatttcacatcCATATTTCATCACTAACTTCCTTCGGTTCCATACATTCTGTTAATGTATAATAACGATAAAagcaataaatgtacaaatctACTTATTAATgatacaaatattaataaatacaacTTACAATAACATACATCAAGTATTAATATGTTACAAACTTGTTCATATCTAATCACATCATCCTGaagattactgtaaaccaattttctttcacAGCTACtgaatttcgcgatttccattttaaaatagATTTGCGGAGATTAAGTTTCATGGATCtaaatttgaattgaaatgTCTTTCAAAAAAGTTGTTTCATGATAGCAATTTGCGGAGGTGAACTTTCGCAAAATTCTCACAAAATTTGCGAAAATGAATcgcacacaaaaaaaaattggtttaaAGAAGTATTTAATATAATGACAAAAGCAAAATATTGTAGAGCTGGTTATTTTCGcaacttgaaataaaaa
The DNA window shown above is from Argopecten irradians isolate NY chromosome 8, Ai_NY, whole genome shotgun sequence and carries:
- the LOC138330186 gene encoding protein aurora borealis-like; the protein is MMEEPATKELPPEAEDLSSMPSPVKSVARSLPFEKHFLEEFDDDSMPSPISSSKVHTPSSKMLGPPAFMSSPSPAHKMPGSGTRNELYLKSVMSSPYQHKSYTPLSATPVGLSPMFQTPIRSSAINSPSHTKTPLTGKPPPGFRHCTPKGEIIANPFDNGAYDELGGPIFMSPGVFSVQSTPDGEGKKMFSWAIEHIAELNPADIEENPKQQAAHSIPDKETEARVQQAIEKYFSNNLVAPSPWSDPKAPVVKTTPNSDERLPKSCLEPDLQGSIQKQLPQKSIRTQEVGCQTTLTLPIDFDINKVLGQYMTYELSEENNQEMLSTSSLRRKLFFQADTSSIAPSPVKPGPLEGDHSLVDICASPRVLPVKHAKLPETWDQATPLKTPSRNQFSSSPIKNFDGLPLPKHSHSPPLEDFSDTELSPIVRGHQSRITKSRSSGFFVPHEGSFVEDDIFSAGERKALFTQDCPLSPEISPIKSQINWDISPDEGRHPSRTSFIESPGISPIRSDSPYNEDNADGSFLQDHKGFTSDEEEDVVTPVASKECSVKKKSVSNRKISHLSRHKHRTSLFREDLDITPMDYDTVPPIKNLRFADDIKTSSLLVTTKDFSMAEMDFSQDNNAGYSANQDTGYQTASLQSTNHDTGLHTNLTSQFNSLHTTNQDGECPSDNTSCPSVSEDLYKHDILQVGNSGEDSAFMSHDNITCADSSHKEVVQQLLDLTNLDSDPQEEEILERARQALSMANKLLPSQHHTDTIGARIPQKGLQILHQLEPLVTSNDEPDLTNSSTNCYTVSASEKALAILRRAGEDLAKIGTFLEQRP